The proteins below come from a single Plodia interpunctella isolate USDA-ARS_2022_Savannah chromosome 21, ilPloInte3.2, whole genome shotgun sequence genomic window:
- the LOC128679013 gene encoding clavesin-1-like, protein MSTSSLLTRPGQIPLDEEYQKNTGITPEDIAQLRAWLDTQPHLPAGHITDLDLILAYHCCNKSFAVAKEVLDLNLTLRTLFTNYFKNRTIEKPFPGFDSCLFTPLDIRTKSGQAVFYARLIDYDPKNFNFCSAVKAYLMVTDIWQYKEGTWPGFVFMIDLDRIVLSHLTKLDIQTMQQFLYFLQEGMLVKLQGLHFLNAPSFMDKLMMIIKPFLKKELMEVLHIHQIGSRSLEEFVPMAGLPKDAGGEFKTIEQCSKDIIAVVNANADYFIAESNKRVVEAKRPGKPKTISDIFGGVEGSFKKLDID, encoded by the exons ATGTCTACGTCATCATTACTGACTCGGCCAGGCCAAATACCTCTGGACGAGGAGTACCAGAAAAATACCGGCATCACTCCTGAAGACATCGCTCAGCTGAGAGCCTGGCTCGACACGCAGCCTCATCTACCAGCTGGCCATATCACCG ATCTGGACCTCATACTGGCGTACCACTGCTGTAATAAAAGCTTCGCTGTTGCTAAGGAAGTCCTGGACCTGAATCTCACACTGAGGACTCTCTTCACCAACTACTTCAAGAACAGGACTATAGAAAAACCGTTCCCAGGTTTTGATTCATG CCTTTTTACCCCGCTGGACATCCGCACGAAGAGCGGCCAGGCCGTGTTCTACGCCAGGCTGATAGATTACGATCccaagaattttaatttctgcAGCGCTgtcaa AGCATACCTGATGGTGACGGACATCTGGCAGTACAAGGAGGGGACGTGGCCGGGCTTCGTGTTTATGATCGACCTGGACCGCATCGTGCTCAGCCATCTCACCAAGCTGGACATCCAGACCATGCAGCAGTTCCTCTACTTCCTTCAG GAAGGAATGTTAGTGAAGCTACAAGGGCTTCATTTTCTGAACGCGCCGTCATTCATGGACAAGTTGATGATGATCATCAAGCCGTTCCTGAAAAAGGAGCTGATGGAGGTGCTGCACATCCACCAGATCGGCTCGAGGTCGCTTGAGGAGTTCGTGCCCATGGCCGGTCTGCCCAAGGACGCTGGCGGCGAGTTCAAGACTATAGAACAGTGCAGCA agGATATCATAGCTGTGGTAAATGCGAACGCAGATTACTTCATAGCCGAGAGCAACAAGAGGGTGGTCGAGGCTAAGAGGCCAGGGAAACCCAAGACCATCTCGGACATATTTGGTGGAGTGGAAGGCTCCTTCAAGAAACTAGATATCGATTAG
- the LOC128679019 gene encoding glucose 1-dehydrogenase-like, which produces MSFANKVVLITGGSSGIGATTAIFFAKEGANVAIVGRNQNKLKKVAEDCSKIGKTPLVIVAELNKDENIERIIKETIEKFKKLDVLVNNAGISVTGTITDGKVLEAYDAIMKVNVRSVIQLTVLATPYLIKTKGNIVNISSIAGKKVRSPAYMAYNVSKAALDHFTRGAALELSASGVRVNSVSPGPVKTDFFDNCAMPVTADSLGDIMALKRASDPDEIANLIVYLASDKARGITGSDFVCDNGGLL; this is translated from the coding sequence ATGAGTTTCGCAAACAAAGTCGTCCTTATCACCGGCGGGAGCTCCGGCATCGGAGCCACTACAGCCATTTTCTTCGCGAAAGAAGGCGCAAATGTCGCTATTGTCGGaagaaatcaaaacaaattgaaGAAAGTTGCCGAAGACTGCTCAAAAATCGGAAAGACGCCGCTTGTTATTGTCGCAGAATTGAACAaagatgaaaatattgaaaggaTCATTAAGGAAACTATTGAAAAGTTCAAGAAACTGGATGTGCTAGTTAATAACGCGGGTATATCTGTTACAGGCACTATCACAGACGGCAAAGTGTTAGAAGCGTACGATGCTATCATGAAAGTTAACGTGCGATCAGTTATACAACTGACAGTTTTAGCTACTCCTTATCTTATCAAAActaagggaaacatcgtgaatATATCAAGCATAGCTGGGAAGAAAGTGAGATCACCAGCGTATATGGCGTATAATGTGAGCAAAGCGGCTTTGGACCACTTTACACGTGGGGCAGCGTTGGAATTATCTGCTTCAGGAGTCAGAGTGAATTCGGTTAGTCCAGGACCAGTTAAGACGGACTTTTTCGACAATTGTGCAATGCCTGTGACGGCAGACAGTCTGGGAGACATCATGGCCCTTAAAAGGGCTTCGGACCCTGATGAAATCGCCAATTTGATCGTGTATTTAGCTAGCGATAAGGCCAGAGGAATCACTGGTTCGGATTTCGTATGTGACAATGGAGGTCTTTTGTAA
- the LOC128679017 gene encoding 3-oxoacyl-[acyl-carrier-protein] reductase FabG-like, whose translation MSFKGKVVLVTGAGSGIGAATAILFCKEGAEVVIVDKNEENLRKVEQNCTKVGNKPLAIKANVANDEDVKNIINETIAKYNKLDVLVNNAGVIRFGSILDGKLTEIYDEIMSINVRAVVQLTTLAAPYLVKTKGNIVNVASISGLTINKIELGAYCTSKAALIHFSRAAALELAPHGVRVNVVSPGPVYTNILQNAGLAGGFDDFKEVTALNNRISDPEEIADVIFFLASGKARGITGSNYLSDNGKLLVK comes from the coding sequence ATGAGTTTCAAGGGTAAAGTGGTTTTGGTGACCGGCGCCGGCTCCGGGATTGGGGCTGCCACTGCCATCCTCTTCTGCAAGGAAGGTGCTGAAGTCGTCATCGTAGACAAAAACGAAGAAAATTTACGCAAAGTCGAACAGAATTGCACCAAAGTAGGAAATAAACCTTTGGCCATCAAAGCCAACGTGGCTAATGACGAGGACGTcaagaatattataaacgaaACAATCGccaagtataataaattagatgtATTGGTTAACAATGCTGGGGTTATCCGATTTGGAAGCATTCTTGATGGAAAACTGACGGAGATATACGACGAAATCATGAGTATAAACGTGCGTGCTGTAGTCCAACTGACTACGTTGGCAGCCCCGTATTTAGTGAAAACTAAaggtaatattgtaaatgttgcCAGCATTTCTGGATtaactatcaataaaattgaattgggAGCATATTGTACATCAAAAGCAGCTTTAATTCATTTCTCAAGAGCAGCTGCCTTGGAGCTTGCACCTCATGGAGTTCGAGTAAATGTCGTCAGTCCAGGCCCGGTTTATACCAACATTCTACAAAATGCTGGCCTTGCAGGTGGATTTGATGATTTTAAAGAAGTCACTGCTTTGAATAACAGGATCTCTGATCCGGAGGAGATAGCCGATGTGATCTTTTTCCTCGCTAGTGGCAAGGCAAGGGGTATAACTGGGTCGAACTATTTATCTGATAACGGCAAATTACttgttaaataa
- the LOC128679018 gene encoding 3-oxoacyl-[acyl-carrier-protein] reductase FabG-like, giving the protein MSFKDKIVLVTGASSGIGAATAVLFTKEGANVIIVARNEAKLLKVQQDCAKVGNKPLIIKADVAKDDDLRRIIKDTINKYNRLDVLVNNAGIVRIGKILDGKVTEIYDEIMNVNVRAVVQLTALAAPYLLKTKGNIVNVSSISGITINNAEMGIYCSSKAALTHFSKATALELAPHGVRVNIVSPGPVYTDILDNAGITQGFEKVGVVTALNRISDPEEIADLIVYLASEKAKGITGSNYVADNGMLLMK; this is encoded by the coding sequence ATGAGTTTCAAGGATAAAATCGTGTTGGTGACCGGCGCTAGCTCCGGCATTGGAGCCGCAACTGCTGTCCTCTTCACCAAAGAAGGCGCCAATGTTATCATCGTAGCTAGAAACGAAGCTAAACTGCTCAAGGTTCAACAGGACTGCGCCAAAGTTGGAAACAAACCTTTAATCATCAAGGCTGATGTTGCTAAAGATGATGACCTTAGAAGAATCATCAAAGATACGATCAACAAGTACAACAGACTGGATGTATTAGTCAATAACGCAGGTATTGTGAGAATTGGTAAGATCCTTGATGGGAAAGTGACAGAAATTTACGATGAAATCATGAACGTGAATGTTCGCGCGGTAGTCCAACTGACTGCGCTGGCTGCTCCTTATTTGCTCAAGACTAAAGGTAATATTGTTAATGTGTCGAGTATTTCTGGGATAACAATTAACAATGCAGAAATGGGTATATATTGTTCATCGAAAGCGGCATTGACTCATTTCTCAAAAGCAACGGCGTTGGAGCTAGCTCCTCATGGCGTTCGAGTCAACATCGTCAGTCCTGGGCCTGTCTACACGGACATACTCGACAATGCAGGCATCACGCAGGGCTTCGAAAAGGTTGGCGTAGTCACTGCGTTGAACAGAATCTCTGATCCTGAAGAGATAGCAGATTTGATCGTGTACCTTGCCAGTGAAAAGGCTAAAGGTATTACTGGGTCGAATTATGTGGCCGATAATGGTATgcttttaatgaaataa
- the LOC128679016 gene encoding uncharacterized oxidoreductase TM_0325-like: MSFSDKVVIVTGASSGIGAATAVLFSHSGARVVLVGRNQDKLKNVVEKCNKGGTASLAVVADISKDSDVEKIFKQTIDTFGKLDILVNNAGIVVHGSILNGNLLQAYDQTMQTNMRAVIKLTTLAAPYLIESKGCIVNVSSTEGKRSLMTHHLSYMVSKAALDHFTRGAALELAPNGVRVNSISPGPVRTNILENSGLNNIVKWDDIAKTMLLDRISESEEIAELILYLASEKAKGITGSDFVCDNGALLGSKEPLNYVR, from the coding sequence ATGAGTTTCTCCGACAAAGTAGTGATCGTGACCGGCGCTAGCTCGGGCATCGGAGCTGCTACTGCTGTGCTCTTCAGCCACAGTGGAGCCAGGGTAGTGCTGGTGGGCAGGAACCAAgataaactgaaaaatgtTGTTGAAAAATGCAACAAAGGAGGCACCGCTTCCCTAGCGGTGGTCGCAGACATCAGTAAAGACAGCGATGTTGAGAAGATATTTAAACAAACCATCGACACATTTGGCAAACTGGACATCCTTGTTAACAACGCAGGGATAGTTGTCCACGGAAGCATACTCAATGGCAATCTACTGCAAGCGTATGACCAAACCATGCAAACGAACATGCGAGCTGTTATCAAACTGACAACCCTTGCTGCACCCTATCTGATCGAATCGAAAGGCTGCATCGTAAACGTATCAAGTACTGAAGGAAAGAGGTCGTTGATGACACACCACCTATCCTACATGGTCAGCAAGGCCGCTTTAGACCATTTCACGAGAGGAGCCGCTTTGGAATTAGCACCTAATGGGGTCAGAGTAAACTCAATTAGTCCTGGACCTGTGAGAACgaatattttggaaaatagTGGCCTgaataatatagttaaatgGGACGACATCGCAAAGACAATGTTACTGGACAGAATTTCTGAGTCAGAGGAGATCGCTGAGCTCATTCTATATTTAGCCAGCGAGAAGGCCAAAGGTATCACTGGATCAGACTTCGTTTGCGACAATGGTGCTCTCTTGGGTAGCAAGGAACCCTTAAACTATGttagataa
- the LOC128679015 gene encoding uncharacterized oxidoreductase TM_0325-like, whose protein sequence is MTTNVRSTKSVDVATGRAMSFSDKVVIVTGASSGIGAATAVLFSHSGARVVLVGRNQDKLKNVVEKCNKGGTASLAVVADISKDSDVEKIFKQTIDTFGKLDILVNNAGIVVHGSILNGNLLQAYDQTMQTNMRAVIKLTTLAAPYLIESKGCIVNVSSTEGKRSLMTHHLSYMVSKAALDHFTRGAALELAPNGVRVNSISPGPVRTNILENSGLNNIVKWDDIAKTMLLDRISESEEIAELILYLASEKAKGITGSDFVCDNGALLGSKEPLNYVR, encoded by the coding sequence atgaCAACAAATGTGCGCAGTACCAAATCTGTAGACGTAGCAACCGGTCGTGCAATGAGTTTCTCCGACAAAGTAGTGATCGTGACCGGCGCTAGCTCGGGCATCGGAGCTGCTACTGCTGTGCTCTTCAGCCACAGTGGAGCCAGGGTAGTGCTGGTGGGCAGGAACCAAgataaactgaaaaatgtTGTTGAAAAATGCAACAAAGGAGGCACCGCTTCCCTAGCGGTGGTCGCAGACATCAGTAAAGACAGCGATGTTGAGAAGATATTTAAACAAACCATCGACACATTTGGCAAACTGGACATCCTTGTTAACAACGCAGGGATAGTTGTCCACGGAAGCATACTCAATGGCAATCTACTGCAAGCGTATGACCAAACCATGCAAACGAACATGCGAGCTGTTATCAAACTGACAACCCTTGCTGCACCCTATCTGATCGAATCGAAAGGCTGCATCGTAAACGTATCAAGTACTGAAGGAAAGAGGTCGTTGATGACACACCACCTATCCTACATGGTCAGCAAGGCCGCTTTAGACCATTTCACGAGAGGAGCCGCTTTGGAATTAGCACCTAATGGGGTCAGAGTAAACTCAATTAGTCCTGGACCTGTGAGAACgaatattttggaaaatagTGGCCTgaataatatagttaaatgGGACGACATCGCAAAGACAATGTTACTGGACAGAATTTCTGAGTCAGAGGAGATCGCTGAGCTCATTCTATATTTAGCCAGCGAGAAGGCCAAAGGTATCACTGGATCAGACTTCGTTTGCGACAATGGTGCTCTCTTGGGTAGCAAGGAACCCTTAAACTATGttagataa
- the LOC128679014 gene encoding uncharacterized oxidoreductase SERP2049-like has translation MTTNVRSTKSVDVATGRAMSFSDKVVIVTGASSGIGAATAVLFSHSGARVVLVGRNQDKLKNVVEKCNKGGTASLAVVADISKDSDVEKIFKQTIDTFGKLDILVNNAGIVVHGSILNGNLLQAYDQTMQTNMRAVIKLTTLAAPYLIESKGCIVNVSSIEGKKSSMINHMAYMVSKAALDHFTRGAALELAPKGVRVNSVSPGPVRTDILENSDIGAGNITWDDIAKVMILERVSEPEETAELILYLASEKAKGITGSDFVCDNGALLGTKTSNLSKSL, from the coding sequence atgaCAACAAATGTGCGCAGTACCAAATCTGTAGACGTAGCAACCGGTCGTGCAATGAGTTTCTCCGACAAAGTAGTGATCGTGACCGGCGCTAGCTCGGGCATCGGAGCTGCTACTGCTGTGCTCTTCAGCCACAGTGGAGCCAGGGTAGTGCTGGTGGGCAGGAACCAAgataaactgaaaaatgtTGTTGAAAAATGCAACAAAGGAGGCACCGCTTCCCTAGCGGTGGTCGCAGACATCAGTAAAGACAGCGATGTTGAGAAGATATTTAAACAAACCATCGACACATTTGGCAAACTGGACATCCTTGTTAACAACGCAGGGATAGTTGTCCACGGAAGCATACTCAATGGCAATCTACTGCAAGCGTATGACCAAACCATGCAAACGAACATGCGAGCCGTTATCAAACTGACAACCCTCGCTGCACCTTACCTGATCGAATCTAAAGGCTGCATAGTTAACGTTTCAAGTATTGAGGGAAAGAAATCGTCCATGATAAATCACATGGCTTATATGGTTAGCAAAGCTGCGTTGGATCATTTCACAAGAGGAGCAGCTTTGGAATTGGCTCCAAAAGGAGTCAGAGTAAACTCAGTTAGTCCTGGACCTGTAAGGACGGACATTTTAGAAAACTCTGACATCGGTGCTGGCAACATAACATGGGACGACATCGCGAAGGTAATGATATTGGAGAGAGTTTCTGAACCGGAGGAGACCGCTGAGCTCATTCTATATTTAGCCAGCGAGAAGGCCAAAGGTATCACTGGGTCAGACTTCGTTTGCGACAATGGTGCTCTCTTGGGTACCAAAACATCAAACTTAAGTAAATCTTtgtaa